A window of Campylobacter pinnipediorum subsp. pinnipediorum contains these coding sequences:
- the rnc gene encoding ribonuclease III has protein sequence MNELKKLEKILNYTFIDLKNLKEALTHKSSKFNYNNERLEFLGDAVMDLIVGEYLFKKFKKTNEGDMSKLRAALVNEKSFANMAKNLHLGEFVYISTAEENNGGREKPSILSDVFEAVMGAIYIESGLEKVREIAIRVLEECYPKIDLLNLAKDYKTSLQEITQSNLGVTPTYELIRSFGPDHKKEFEIALFVNNTEISRAIANSKKEAQQKAAKIALEKIKH, from the coding sequence ATGAATGAATTAAAAAAACTTGAAAAAATTTTAAATTATACTTTTATTGATTTGAAAAATTTAAAAGAAGCATTAACGCATAAAAGCTCTAAATTTAACTATAACAACGAGAGATTAGAATTTTTGGGCGATGCTGTTATGGATTTGATAGTTGGTGAATATCTCTTTAAGAAATTTAAAAAGACAAATGAAGGCGATATGAGTAAATTAAGAGCCGCTCTTGTAAATGAAAAAAGTTTTGCAAATATGGCAAAAAATCTACATTTAGGAGAATTTGTCTATATTTCTACCGCCGAAGAAAACAACGGTGGAAGAGAAAAACCAAGCATTTTAAGCGATGTCTTTGAAGCTGTTATGGGGGCTATTTATATCGAGTCAGGACTTGAAAAAGTAAGAGAGATAGCCATAAGAGTCTTAGAAGAGTGCTATCCAAAAATAGATCTTTTAAACTTGGCAAAAGACTATAAAACATCACTTCAAGAGATAACTCAATCAAATCTTGGAGTAACTCCTACTTATGAGCTTATAAGAAGTTTTGGACCAGATCATAAAAAAGAGTTTGAAATAGCACTTTTTGTAAATAATACAGAAATTTCAAGAGCCATAGCAAACTCAAAAAAAGAGGCTCAACAAAAAGCGGCAAAAATAGCACTAGAAAAAATAAAACATTAG